A genomic segment from Branchiostoma floridae strain S238N-H82 chromosome 7, Bfl_VNyyK, whole genome shotgun sequence encodes:
- the LOC118420356 gene encoding apoptosis-inducing factor 1, mitochondrial-like isoform X11, whose product MFRIAGAGSVTAARLSAACCRVVTSKQFQVHGASLHVLSSEASRKTRNGPAHRTPPSWQSVRAMASAGESQSKINYIFYGLAVLFGGGGIVYWWSRKYMRETSKDGSTLKKAAAPAAAASKEATEPVAETPVTETTKSEAPPAQPAAAEAPAEAVPDAESKKLLDATPQSYPDYEVMPEIPGHAKYLLIGGGTASFAAFRAIRASDAKAQVLVVTEEEELPYMRPPLSKELWYSDEPKLVEKMKFKQWNGKERSVYYNPPSFYVEPKELAYQENGGVAVVKGRKVMKLDPQKQVAVLDNGWEIFYDKVLIATGGRPRNIPVFERASQEVRDRVTLFRGIKDFKRLDEVSKNASSIVVVGGGFLGSELTCALGKRSRDSSLKVIQMFPEAGNMGKVLPEYLSQWTTAKVRGEGATVKPETFVKRARYSDGKVILKLNTGEEISTDHVVVAVGLEPNTELAKESGLEVDDTYGGFRVNAELEARSDIWVAGDASSFYDIKLGRRRVEHHDHAVVSGRLAGENMTGAKKPYWHQSMFWSDLGPDVGYEAIGIVDSSLPTVAVFAKATEKDTPRAVVEETGESLRSVTETEALSIFGSAMQQAATSTVPDLEVMEATLPAKEGVRKTKVFDLANYPFALFPHPESATDEAPAPDVEAAAKLVAEVEAENRVAPTPKEDYGKGVIFYLRDDVIVGVVLWNLFNRMPIARKIIKEGKQHQDLAEVAKLFDLHADED is encoded by the exons ATGTTTCGAATAGCAGGCGCAGGATCAGTCACCGCTGCACGACTGTCTGCAGCGTGCTGCAGGGTGGTCACCTCTAAGCAGTTCCAAGTTCACG GTGCCAGTCTGCATGTCTTGTCATCAGAAGCCTCCAGGAAGACCAGAAATGGCCCTGCTCACAGGACCCCTCCATCATGGCAGAGTGTGCGGGCTATGGCATCCGCAGGAGAGTCCCAGTCCAAGATTAACTATATCTTTTATGGGCTAGCTGTGttatttggtggtggaggcattGTTTAT tggtggtcacggaag TACATGCGAGAAACATCCAAAGATGGTAGTACGTTAAAGAAAGCTGCTGCACCTGCGGCAGCTGCAAGTAAGGAAGCCACAGAGCCAGTTGCTGAGACACCTGTCACAGAAACTACTAAATCTG AAGCTCCACCTGCCCAGCCAGCAGCTGCAGAAGCACCTGCTGAAGCAGTGCCTGATGCTGAAA GCAAGAAACTGTTGGATGCCACACCTCAGTCCTACCCTGACTATGAGGTCATGCCTGAAATCCCGGGCCATGCCAAGTACTTGCTGATTGGAGGGGGGACAGCATCCTTTGCTGCCTTCAGAGCAATCAGGGCAAGTGATGCAAAGGCTCAG GTCCTTGTAGTGACAGAGGAGGAGGAGCTTCCCTACATGAGGCCACCCCTGTCCAAGGAGCTGTGGTACAGCGATGAACCCAAACTGGTGGAGAAAATGAAATTCAAACAGTGGAATGGCAAGGAGAGAAG CGTCTACTACAACCCACCATCCTTTTATGTGGAGCCTAAAGAGTTGGCCTACCAGGAAAATGGAGGAGTGGCTGTTGTCAAAGGAAGAAAG GTTATGAAGCTGGACCCCCAGAAACAGGTGGCTGTGCTGGACAATGGGTGGGAAATCTTCTACGACAAAGTCCTGATTGCCACAGGCGGCAGACCTCGCAACATCCCGGTGTTTGAGAGGGCATCACAGGAAGTCAGGGACAGGGTCACTCTCTTCAGAGGA ATTAAGGATTTTAAAAGGCTGGACGAGGTTTCCAAGAATGCGAGCTCCATCGtggtggtgggaggggggttccTGGGGAGCGAGCTGACCTGTGCGCTGGGGAAGAGGAGTAGGGACTCCAGTCTCAAGGTCATCCAGATGTTCCCGGAGGCAG GAAATATGGGAAAAGTTCTCCCTGAGTACCTGAGCCAATGGACAACAGCAAAAGTCAGAGGAG AGGGTGCCACAGTGAAACCAGAAACATTTGTGAAGAGAGCCAGGTATAGTGATGGAAAAGTCATCCTCAAACTCAACACTGGAGAAGAG ATCTCTACAGACCATGTAGTTGTGGCAGTAGGCCTGGAGCCCAACACAGAACTGGCCAAGGAATCAGGACTGGAAGTAGACGACACATACGGAGGCTTCAGAGTCAATGCTGAACTAGAGGCCAGATCTGACATCTGGGTG GCTGGCGATGCCTCATCTTTCTACGACATAAAGCTGGGTCGGCGGAGGGTGGAACACCACGATCATGCTGTCGTCAGTGGCCGACTGGCCGGGGAAAACATGACGGGCGCCAAGAAACCTTACTGGCATCAGTCCATGTTCTG GTCTGACCTAGGACCAGATGTGGGGTATGAGGCCATCGGAATTGTGGATTCATCCCTGCCCACGGTGGCAGTCTTTGCCAAGGCAACAGAGAAGGACACCCCTAGGGCAGTAGTGGAGGAGACAGGAGAGAGTCTGAGATCCGTCACAGAGACTGAAGCT cTGTCTATCTTTGGTTCTGCCATGCAACAGGCTGCTACATCTACTGTACCAGATCTAGAGGTTATG GAAGCCACACTACCGGCCAAAGAG GGAgtgaggaaaacaaaggtcTTTGACCTTGCAAACTATCCGTTTGCACTCTTCCCACATCCAGAG AGTGCGACAGATGAAGCCCCAGCCCCAGATGTAGAGGCAGCTGCCAAGCTTGTTGCTGAAGTGGAGGCTGAGAACAGGGTCGCTCCCACACCCAAGGAGGACTATGGGAAGGGCGTAATCTTCTACCTGAGAGATGACGTCATCGTTGGCGTCGTGTTGTGGAACCTGTTCAACAGAATGCCCATTGCAAGAAAG ATTATCAAGGAGGGGAAACAGCATCAGGACCTAGCTGAGGTTGCCAAACTGTTTGATCTTCACGCAGATGAAGATTGA